A single genomic interval of Streptomyces graminofaciens harbors:
- a CDS encoding fumarylacetoacetate hydrolase family protein, translating to MSTNILRTAEGWWAVRGDRAVPVDTKAVTTAELLGDRDAVREAAASGEAGTPVADLAALSPVTTPCRVVCQMVNYRSHARESGFTSDIPPAFFRKASGSVSGPGEPVVRPSHVKFLDYEIELGLVMGAPLPVGTVVEERDLPSYVAGLVITNDISARDVQLTRTQFYESKSYPTFTPTGPHLTLLEPEEFDRLLDLRLRLSVNGDLRQDRTLVDMIVRPAQALTLLARFQTLDPGDLLLTGTPGGTALKAPPKAVEKIGSLLPPAVKWNAFFKSQARNPHYLHEGDLVTATIATPDGRIDLGEQRTPIADTKQKPQVSRV from the coding sequence ATGAGTACGAACATCCTGCGCACCGCCGAAGGCTGGTGGGCCGTCCGCGGCGACCGTGCCGTCCCCGTCGACACCAAGGCCGTCACCACCGCCGAGCTGCTGGGCGACCGCGACGCCGTACGGGAGGCCGCCGCCTCCGGCGAGGCCGGCACCCCGGTCGCCGACCTGGCCGCCCTCTCCCCGGTCACCACGCCCTGCCGGGTGGTCTGCCAGATGGTCAACTACCGCAGCCACGCCCGCGAATCGGGCTTCACCAGCGACATCCCGCCCGCCTTCTTCCGCAAGGCGTCCGGCTCGGTCAGCGGCCCGGGCGAGCCGGTCGTGCGGCCCTCGCACGTGAAGTTCCTCGACTACGAGATCGAGCTCGGCCTCGTCATGGGGGCACCGCTCCCGGTGGGCACCGTCGTCGAGGAGCGGGACCTGCCCTCATACGTCGCCGGGCTGGTGATCACCAACGACATCAGCGCCCGTGACGTCCAGCTGACCAGAACGCAGTTCTACGAGAGCAAGTCGTACCCGACGTTCACGCCGACCGGCCCCCATCTGACCCTCCTGGAGCCGGAGGAGTTCGACCGTCTCCTCGATCTGCGGCTGAGGCTGAGCGTCAACGGCGATCTGCGGCAGGACCGCACCCTCGTCGACATGATCGTCCGCCCGGCGCAGGCGCTGACCCTGCTGGCCAGGTTCCAGACCCTCGACCCCGGCGATCTGCTGCTGACCGGCACCCCCGGCGGCACGGCCCTCAAGGCACCGCCGAAGGCCGTCGAGAAGATCGGCTCGCTGCTGCCGCCCGCCGTGAAGTGGAACGCGTTCTTCAAGAGCCAGGCCCGCAATCCGCACTACCTCCACGAGGGCGACCTGGTGACCGCCACCATCGCCACGCCGGACGGGCGGATCGACCTGGGCGAGCAGCGCACCCCGATCGCGGACACGAAGCAGAAACCACAGGTGAGCCGCGTATGA
- a CDS encoding VOC family protein, giving the protein MSRTAHQDLHSERGALRGEHPGRSRNPVIKVADLAWLEFEKPDLDRAEVFARDFGFQIAARTERELWLRGTFAGSPCMVIRKGRTSRFIGPAFRAAERPDLDRLARATGTEVRDLDQAAVPGGGRSVELLDPSGFPVRVVHCAERLPELPGQQPLTLNFGTDHRRTNAPQRPPREPSRIQRLGHVVLETRVFARALDWYLDTLGMIVSDFLFLDGQRDRGPTMAFIRCDQGSLAVDHHTLAMHLGPGTGYAHSAYQVTDLDALAAGGEYLGERGYRRSWGIGRHIQGSQLFDYWRDPDHFMLEHFADGDLFSCDLEPGWAPMSTSGLAQWGPPATRDFLGASPSPQRVRDVVQALRGDNEMDPARLLGLLKAARS; this is encoded by the coding sequence ATGTCACGGACAGCCCATCAGGACCTCCACAGTGAGCGGGGCGCCCTGCGCGGTGAGCACCCGGGCCGGTCCCGGAACCCGGTGATCAAGGTCGCCGACCTGGCCTGGCTGGAGTTCGAGAAGCCCGACCTGGACCGGGCGGAGGTCTTCGCCCGGGACTTCGGCTTCCAGATCGCCGCCCGCACGGAGCGCGAGCTGTGGCTGCGCGGCACCTTCGCGGGCTCGCCCTGCATGGTGATCCGCAAGGGGCGCACGTCCCGCTTCATCGGCCCGGCGTTCCGCGCGGCCGAGCGGCCCGACCTGGACCGGCTGGCCCGCGCCACCGGCACCGAGGTGCGAGACCTCGATCAAGCTGCGGTCCCCGGCGGCGGACGATCCGTCGAGCTGCTCGACCCCTCCGGCTTCCCGGTCCGGGTCGTGCACTGCGCCGAGCGGCTCCCCGAGCTGCCCGGACAGCAGCCGCTCACCCTGAACTTCGGCACGGACCACCGTCGTACGAACGCCCCCCAGCGCCCGCCCCGCGAGCCGTCCCGGATCCAGCGGCTCGGCCATGTGGTGCTGGAGACAAGGGTGTTCGCGCGGGCCCTGGACTGGTATCTGGACACGCTCGGCATGATCGTCAGTGACTTCCTCTTCCTGGACGGGCAGCGCGACCGCGGTCCGACCATGGCGTTCATCCGCTGCGACCAGGGCTCCCTGGCCGTCGACCACCACACCCTGGCCATGCATCTCGGGCCCGGCACCGGCTATGCCCACTCGGCGTACCAGGTCACCGACCTGGACGCGCTCGCCGCCGGCGGGGAGTACCTGGGCGAGCGCGGCTACCGGCGCAGCTGGGGCATCGGTCGGCACATCCAGGGCAGCCAGCTCTTCGACTACTGGCGCGACCCCGACCACTTCATGCTGGAGCACTTCGCCGACGGCGACCTGTTCTCCTGCGACCTCGAACCCGGCTGGGCACCCATGTCGACCAGCGGACTCGCCCAGTGGGGCCCGCCGGCCACCCGGGACTTCCTCGGCGCGAGCCCCTCCCCGCAGCGGGTCCGCGATGTCGTCCAGGCCCTGCGCGGCGACAACGAGATGGACCCGGCGCGCCTCCTCGGTCTGCTCAAGGCCGCCCGTTCCTGA
- a CDS encoding TetR/AcrR family transcriptional regulator: MPTSAPPSNRFERRRAETRQALVRAARQILAETGDTSASIQAIAERADVGFGSFYNHFESKTDLFDAAVVDALEEFGQAFDERLRGIDDPAELVAAGFRLSTRMTESHPELMQILRHRGLGYLHSDRGLAPRALRDLAVGVASGRFSPVEPMVALSALGGTLLSLVELRFTRPDLDGDEAATNLAEMVLRMLGVPPEDAHEVARRPLPD; the protein is encoded by the coding sequence ATGCCTACGTCAGCCCCGCCCAGCAACCGGTTCGAGCGGCGTCGCGCCGAGACCCGTCAGGCACTCGTCCGCGCGGCCCGGCAGATCCTCGCCGAGACCGGGGACACCAGCGCGAGCATCCAGGCGATCGCGGAGCGCGCGGACGTGGGCTTCGGCTCCTTCTACAACCACTTCGAGTCGAAGACCGATCTGTTCGACGCGGCTGTGGTGGACGCGCTGGAGGAGTTCGGCCAGGCCTTCGACGAGCGACTGCGGGGTATCGACGACCCGGCGGAGCTGGTCGCGGCGGGCTTCCGGCTCAGCACCCGCATGACCGAGTCGCACCCGGAGCTGATGCAGATCCTGCGCCACCGCGGCCTCGGCTACCTCCACTCCGACCGGGGCCTCGCGCCCCGCGCCCTGCGCGACCTGGCGGTCGGCGTCGCCTCCGGCCGCTTCTCCCCCGTCGAGCCGATGGTCGCCCTGTCCGCGCTGGGCGGGACCCTGCTGTCCCTGGTGGAGCTGAGGTTCACCCGCCCCGACCTGGACGGCGACGAGGCGGCGACGAATCTGGCCGAGATGGTCCTGCGCATGCTGGGGGTGCCCCCGGAGGACGCCCACGAGGTGGCGCGACGACCGCTGCCGGACTGA
- a CDS encoding TetR/AcrR family transcriptional regulator, which translates to MTKPAAREPMRSNSRSNRARILATARRELGRNPDITLEELARASGVVRRTLFGHFPGRAALLEALAEEASEALREVLAGAAGPKEPADRALAHFVFSIWPVGDRYRLLLTLARRDLGTERVAEILAPARDEVTAILARGQRDGVFHTHLRPAVLSAGLEAMNMALLEAVNTGALEDDGTRVAVATLISAGVPQERARAVVDVVKSFAAEPATES; encoded by the coding sequence GTGACCAAGCCCGCGGCCCGCGAGCCCATGCGTAGCAACTCGCGGTCCAACCGGGCGCGCATCCTGGCCACGGCCCGGCGGGAGCTGGGCCGGAACCCGGACATCACTCTGGAGGAACTGGCCCGCGCCTCCGGTGTCGTACGACGGACCCTCTTCGGGCACTTCCCCGGCCGCGCGGCGTTGCTGGAGGCGCTCGCGGAGGAGGCCTCCGAGGCCTTGCGCGAGGTGCTGGCGGGCGCGGCGGGGCCGAAGGAGCCGGCCGACCGGGCGCTCGCGCACTTCGTGTTCTCCATCTGGCCGGTCGGCGACCGCTACCGCCTGCTCCTCACCCTCGCCCGCCGCGACCTGGGCACCGAGCGCGTCGCCGAGATCCTGGCCCCGGCGCGAGACGAGGTCACCGCCATCCTGGCGCGGGGCCAGCGCGACGGCGTCTTCCACACCCACCTGCGGCCCGCCGTGCTGAGCGCGGGGCTGGAGGCGATGAACATGGCACTGCTGGAGGCGGTCAACACCGGGGCGCTGGAGGACGACGGGACCCGGGTCGCCGTCGCCACGCTCATCTCGGCGGGGGTGCCGCAGGAGCGGGCACGCGCGGTGGTGGACGTGGTGAAGTCGTTCGCCGCGGAGCCCGCGACCGAGTCCTGA
- a CDS encoding Fur family transcriptional regulator produces the protein MTAPHSPTIAEELRGAGLRVTAARVALLETVRGGDHLGVEAIATGVRDRVGHISLQAVYEALHALTAAGLVRRIEPAGSPARFEGRVGDNHHHVICRACGVVADVDCAVEAAPCLTASEDHGFAIDEAEVIYWGFCPSCSTTRSS, from the coding sequence ATGACCGCACCCCACTCTCCGACCATCGCCGAGGAGCTGCGCGGTGCCGGCCTGCGGGTGACGGCAGCCCGCGTCGCACTGCTGGAGACCGTCCGGGGCGGAGACCACCTCGGAGTCGAAGCGATCGCGACAGGCGTTCGCGACCGCGTGGGCCACATATCTCTTCAAGCGGTGTACGAGGCCCTCCACGCGCTGACCGCCGCGGGACTCGTACGCCGGATCGAACCGGCCGGCAGCCCGGCCCGCTTCGAAGGCCGCGTCGGGGACAACCACCACCACGTCATATGCCGTGCGTGCGGGGTCGTCGCCGATGTGGACTGCGCGGTCGAGGCGGCCCCCTGCCTGACCGCGTCGGAGGATCACGGTTTCGCGATCGACGAGGCCGAGGTCATCTACTGGGGCTTCTGCCCCTCCTGTTCCACCACTCGCAGTTCCTGA
- the katG gene encoding catalase/peroxidase HPI — MSENLESAEAKCPVVHDRALHPTQGGGNRQWWPEKLNLKILAKNPAVANPLGEEFDYAEAFKGLDLPAVKQDIAAVLTDSKDWWPADFGHYGPFMIRMAWHSAGTYRISDGRGGAGAGQQRFAPLNSWPDNGNLDKARRLLWPVKKKYGQSLSWADLMILAGNVALESMGFETFGFGGGREDVWESEEDVYWGPEKVWLDDQRYTGDRELENPLGAVQMGLIYVNPEGPNGNPDPIAAARDIRETFRRMAMNDEETVALIAGGHTFGKTHGAGPADHVGADPEAAPIEAQGFGWASTYGSGKGGDAITSGLEVTWTSTPAQWSNGFFKNLFEYEYELTQSPAGANQWVAKNAEAIIPDAHDASKKKLPMMLTTDLSLKFDPVYEQISRRFYENPDQFADAFARAWYKLTHRDMGPKSLYLGSEVPAETLLWQDPLPEAEGETIDAADVAALKAKLLDSGLTVAQLVSTAWASASTFRNSDKRGGANGARIRLQPQAGWEVNQPDELAQVLRVLEGVQAEFNSGAKKVSLADLIVLGGAAAVEKAAKDAGHDVEVAFTPGRVDATDEHTDAESFAALEPTADGFRNYLGKGNRLPAEYLLLDKANLLGLSAPELTVLVGGLRVLGANYQQTAHGVLTDAPGKLTNDFFVNLLDLGTTWSATSEDQNTFEARDDATGEVKWTGTRADLVFGSNSELRAVAEVYASDDAKEKFVNDFVAAWVKVSNLDRFDLV, encoded by the coding sequence ATGTCCGAGAACCTCGAATCCGCAGAAGCGAAGTGCCCGGTCGTTCACGACCGTGCCCTGCACCCGACCCAGGGTGGCGGAAACCGCCAGTGGTGGCCGGAGAAGCTCAACCTGAAGATCCTTGCCAAGAACCCGGCCGTGGCCAACCCGCTCGGTGAGGAGTTCGACTACGCCGAGGCGTTCAAGGGTCTGGACCTCCCGGCGGTGAAGCAGGACATCGCCGCGGTGCTGACGGACTCCAAGGACTGGTGGCCGGCCGACTTCGGTCACTACGGCCCGTTCATGATCCGTATGGCCTGGCACAGCGCGGGCACCTACCGCATCAGCGACGGCCGCGGCGGCGCCGGCGCCGGCCAGCAGCGCTTCGCCCCCCTCAACAGCTGGCCGGACAACGGCAACCTGGACAAGGCCCGCCGTCTGCTGTGGCCGGTGAAGAAGAAGTACGGCCAGAGCCTGTCCTGGGCCGACCTGATGATCCTCGCCGGCAACGTGGCGCTGGAGTCCATGGGCTTCGAGACCTTCGGCTTCGGCGGCGGTCGCGAGGACGTCTGGGAGTCGGAGGAGGACGTCTACTGGGGTCCCGAGAAGGTCTGGCTCGACGACCAGCGCTACACCGGCGACCGCGAGCTGGAGAACCCCCTCGGCGCCGTCCAGATGGGCCTGATCTACGTCAACCCGGAGGGCCCGAACGGCAACCCGGACCCGATCGCCGCGGCTCGCGACATCCGTGAGACCTTCCGCCGCATGGCGATGAACGACGAGGAGACCGTCGCCCTCATCGCCGGTGGCCACACCTTCGGCAAGACCCACGGCGCGGGCCCGGCGGACCACGTCGGCGCCGACCCCGAGGCCGCCCCGATCGAGGCGCAGGGCTTCGGCTGGGCGAGCACGTACGGCAGCGGCAAGGGCGGCGACGCGATCACCAGTGGCCTGGAGGTCACCTGGACGAGCACGCCGGCCCAGTGGAGCAACGGGTTCTTCAAGAACCTCTTCGAGTACGAGTACGAGCTCACGCAGAGCCCGGCCGGCGCCAACCAGTGGGTGGCGAAGAACGCCGAGGCGATCATCCCCGACGCGCACGACGCGTCGAAGAAGAAGCTCCCGATGATGCTCACCACCGACCTGTCGCTGAAGTTCGACCCGGTCTACGAGCAGATCTCGCGTCGCTTCTACGAGAACCCCGACCAGTTCGCGGACGCCTTCGCCCGCGCCTGGTACAAGCTGACCCACCGTGACATGGGCCCGAAGTCGCTGTACCTCGGCTCCGAGGTCCCGGCGGAGACCCTGCTGTGGCAGGACCCGCTGCCGGAGGCCGAGGGCGAGACCATCGACGCGGCCGACGTCGCGGCCCTGAAGGCCAAGCTGCTCGACTCGGGCCTCACGGTCGCGCAGCTGGTGTCCACCGCGTGGGCGTCGGCCTCGACGTTCCGCAACAGCGACAAGCGCGGCGGTGCCAACGGCGCCCGTATCCGCCTTCAGCCGCAGGCCGGCTGGGAGGTCAACCAGCCCGACGAGCTCGCGCAGGTCCTGCGTGTCCTCGAGGGTGTCCAGGCGGAGTTCAACTCCGGCGCCAAGAAGGTCTCCCTGGCCGACCTGATCGTCCTCGGTGGCGCCGCCGCCGTGGAGAAGGCCGCCAAGGACGCCGGTCACGACGTCGAGGTCGCCTTCACGCCGGGTCGTGTGGACGCCACGGACGAGCACACCGACGCGGAGTCCTTCGCCGCGCTGGAGCCCACCGCCGACGGCTTCCGCAACTACCTGGGCAAGGGCAACCGTCTGCCGGCCGAGTACCTGCTGCTCGACAAGGCGAACCTGCTGGGTCTGAGCGCCCCCGAGCTGACCGTCCTCGTCGGCGGCCTGCGCGTCCTCGGCGCCAACTACCAGCAGACGGCGCACGGTGTCCTCACCGACGCCCCGGGCAAGCTGACGAACGACTTCTTCGTCAACCTGCTCGACCTGGGCACGACGTGGTCGGCGACCTCGGAGGACCAGAACACCTTCGAGGCCCGCGACGACGCCACGGGCGAGGTCAAGTGGACCGGCACCCGCGCCGACCTGGTCTTCGGCTCGAACTCCGAGCTCCGTGCCGTCGCCGAGGTCTACGCGAGCGACGACGCGAAGGAGAAGTTCGTGAACGACTTCGTCGCCGCCTGGGTCAAGGTCTCGAACCTCGACCGGTTCGACCTGGTCTGA
- a CDS encoding YhgE/Pip domain-containing protein, whose product MAEPGPEPGPRATAAALLRRPKLWLLPAVLTGLLALLLSLLYMGGIVNPNGDLRDLPIALVNSDTGEPPTGQKENLGTQVTAAIAADTAGGKADWRTLTRAQAQDQLDSGKVYGALVVPADFTDSVTALATTGATKRPTMTVLTNPGKGSLGSSLASQITTKAAHAASSTIGEQLTASVTGADARTKLLLADPVTVVSEVGHPIGTHSGLGLTAFYYTLLLVLAGFMGGNVISNGVDTALGYADNEIGPWHTRRPTVPITRTQTLLLKMAMTAGITLISASLVMLACVAMLDMDASHLPLLWIYSYCAALAVGLGVQAINAAFGGIGQLVSMFVFIVLGLPSSGATVPLQAVPDFYRFLSHFEPMRQLSDGVRAILYFDARGDAGLTRSWIMIALGTVLALLFGFAMTVYYDRKGHQRLTPRPV is encoded by the coding sequence ATGGCCGAACCAGGCCCAGAGCCAGGCCCCCGGGCCACCGCCGCCGCGCTGCTGCGCCGCCCCAAGCTGTGGCTGCTGCCCGCCGTGCTGACCGGGCTGCTCGCCCTGCTGTTGTCGCTGCTCTACATGGGCGGCATCGTCAACCCCAACGGGGATCTGCGGGATCTGCCCATCGCCCTCGTCAACAGCGACACCGGTGAACCGCCGACCGGGCAGAAGGAGAACCTGGGGACCCAGGTGACCGCCGCGATCGCCGCCGACACCGCCGGGGGCAAGGCGGACTGGCGCACGCTCACCCGTGCCCAGGCCCAGGACCAGCTCGACTCCGGCAAGGTCTACGGGGCGCTGGTCGTCCCGGCCGACTTCACCGACTCGGTCACCGCGCTCGCCACGACCGGGGCCACGAAGCGGCCCACGATGACGGTCCTCACCAACCCCGGCAAGGGCAGCCTCGGTTCGTCCCTCGCGAGCCAGATCACCACCAAGGCGGCCCACGCGGCGTCCTCGACCATCGGTGAGCAGCTCACGGCGTCCGTCACCGGCGCCGACGCCAGGACCAAGCTGCTGCTGGCCGATCCGGTCACCGTCGTCTCCGAGGTCGGCCACCCCATCGGCACCCACAGCGGTCTCGGCCTGACCGCCTTCTACTACACGCTGCTCCTCGTCCTCGCGGGCTTCATGGGCGGCAACGTCATCAGCAACGGCGTCGACACCGCCCTCGGCTACGCCGACAACGAGATCGGCCCCTGGCACACCCGTCGCCCGACCGTGCCCATCACCCGTACCCAGACCCTGCTGCTGAAGATGGCCATGACAGCGGGCATCACCCTCATCAGCGCCTCACTGGTGATGCTGGCCTGCGTCGCCATGCTCGACATGGACGCCTCCCATCTGCCGCTGCTGTGGATCTACTCCTACTGCGCGGCCCTGGCCGTCGGCCTCGGCGTGCAGGCCATCAACGCGGCGTTCGGCGGCATCGGCCAACTGGTGTCCATGTTCGTGTTCATCGTCCTCGGCCTGCCCTCCTCGGGCGCGACCGTCCCACTCCAGGCCGTCCCCGACTTCTACCGCTTCCTCTCCCACTTCGAGCCCATGCGGCAGCTCAGCGACGGGGTCCGGGCGATCCTCTACTTCGACGCGCGCGGCGACGCGGGCCTCACCCGCTCCTGGATCATGATCGCTCTCGGCACGGTCCTCGCCCTCCTCTTCGGCTTCGCGATGACCGTGTACTACGACCGAAAGGGCCATCAGCGCCTCACACCGCGGCCCGTGTGA